Within Deinococcus budaensis, the genomic segment CCGGGGCCGTCCAGGGAGCCTCCAGGGGAATCTGACGGGCCAGCCGCTCGAAGCGGGCGGAGAGCAGGGCGTAGTCGGCCAGAACATGCGGCGGCAGCGGCGGAATCAGGCCCCGGTACCTCAAGGTGCGGCCCAGCAGGTGCGCGAGGTTTTGCCCGGCGTCGTGCGTGGGGTAGACCTCCAGCCCGAGTTCCCGGATCAGGGCCATGACGTGCGGCTGGTTTGGCCCGACCCACTGCCCGCCGAGGTCCACGCTGACCCCCGTGAGCGGCAGCCGGACAGTGTGGGTGCGCCCGCCGACCCGCCCACGCGCCTCCAGCACCCGCACCCGCCGCCCGGCCCCGGCGAGCCTGCGCGCCGCCGTCAGCCCCGCCAGGCCCGCCCCGACGATCAGCACGTCCACGTCCGCCTGGGTTGTCGTCATGCACCAGCGTACCCCCTGACCCGGCGCGGCGGGAACGGGCGCAGGTGGGCCGCCCCTACCCCGCCAGCAGCAAGATGAGCTGCGCGAGGAAGATCTTGCCGATCAACGCCACCGGATACACCGAGGTGTAGCCCAGCTCGGGAACCTCGTTGCCGGTGCGCTCGGTGCCGTAGCCCAGCACGGCAGGCTGGGTGCCCAGACCGGCGGCCAGACCCGTGAGCAGGCTGTAGGGCAGCCGCAAGAGCCGGTACCCGGTCCACAGCAGCAGCGAGACGACCACGACCGTGATCAGCGTGCCCGCCAGCAGGAGATAGACCCCCTGGGCACTGGCGAGCTGCGCCGCGAAACGCCCGCCGCTGCGCAGGCCCACGCCCGCCAGAAAGAGGGCCAGCCCCAGCTGGCGCAAGGTCAGGTTGGCGCTGTAGGGGATGTTCCAGACGATGCGCCCGCTGCGCCCCAGCGCCCCCAGCAGCAGCCCGACGAGCAGCGGTCCACCTGCCACGCCCAGCCGGAAGGTCCCGCCGCCGGGCAGCGGCAGCGGCAGGGTGCCCAGCGCCAGCCCCAGCACCAGCCCCAGGCTGAAGGTCAGCAGGTTGATCTCGGAGAGGCGGCGGTACGAGTCGCCGAAAAAACGGGTCACCTCGCCCATGCGTTCGCGCGGGGCGACCACACGCACCCGGTCCCCGAGTTCGAGGACCGTCGCCCCGCCCGGCACGATGTCGCGGTCGCCCCGGCGCACGCGGGTCACGGTGGCGCCCAGCCGCTCGCGCACCCTCAGCTCCGAAAGCCGCCGCCCCGCCACCCGGGGGCTGGACACGAAGATGCGCCGGAAATCCAGCACCGAGCGGTCGCTGCTCAGCGATTCGGGCAGTTCCTCGCCGAGCTGCGCGATCACGGCCGCCACGTCGCCCGGCGCCCCGGTGATGGACACCAGATCGCCCCGGCGCAGCACCGACCCCGCCTCGGCCGGTTCAAGCTGCCCGCCGTGCAGCAGTCGCCCGAACACCACCCGCTCGCCGTGCGTCCGCGCGAAGGCCTCCACTGTGGGTTCGCGCGGGTCCTGCACCCGGAGCGTGCGGGTGACGGGTTCTTCCGCCGAGACACCCAGCGTCCGCGCTTCTCCCGGGTAGTCGGGGCGGTAGCGCCGCTCGAAGAAAAACAGCGCCAGCATCACGCCGATCACGCCCATCGGGTAGGCGATGGAGTAGGTCACGACCGGGTCGCCCGCTCCCGGCTGGCCCGCCACCGCCTCGATCACGCCCGCCAGTGCGGGGGTGCTGGTCAAGGCCCCGGTGTACAGCCCGGCGGTGAGCGCAGGGTCCAGGCCCAGCAGCCGCCCGGCCAGCAGCGTCAGCCCCGCCCCCAGGGTCAGCAGGGCCAGCACCAGCGCGTTGCGAATCAGCCCGGCGCGGCCCAGCGACCCCAGAAAATGCCCGCCGCTCGCCAGCGCGATGGAAAAGACGAAGAGCGCCAGCCCCAGCTCGTAGACCGCCGGGTCCAGCGCGATGCGCGGATCGAGCGCGCTGACCAGCAGCCCCGCGAACAGCACCCCCGCCACCCCCAGGCTGAACCCCAGCACCCGCACGCTGCCCAGCGCAAAGCCCAGCAGCAGCACCACGAAGAGGGTCAGGACCGGATTCTCGGCAAGCAGGTTCAGCGCAGCCATGGGGGCAACCTTACCCGGATCGGGGCAGGCAGGGGTTCAGCCGAGCAAGACAGTGGGCAGCCCCGGCCCGCCGTCCAGGATGGGACCGCAGCGTCAGCCGAGCGCCACCGCGGGACATCTCGGTGGCGCTCAAGCTGCGGGACTTCAGATGAGAGCCGTTCTTCCCGCGCCGGAGCCTGACCGTGGAGAACAGGGCGGCAGTGCTCTACCCGAGGTCCCCCCGCTCAGTCCTCGTCGAAAGCGCCCAGCGTGCGGAAGCGGGCGGCCCGGCCCGCCTTCAGCGCGTGCGGTTCCAGCCCCGACAGCTCGGCCAGCTGGCGCGCGACGGCCTCGCCCAGGAAGCGGGCGGCGGCCTCCGGGTCGAGGTGGGCGCCCCCCGGCGGCTCGGGCACGACCTCCTCGACCAGGCCGAGGTCCAGCAGGTCGGGCGCGGTGAGCCGGAGGGCCTCGGCGGCTTCCGGGGCTTTGGCCGCGTCTTTCCAGATGATGCTGGCCGCACCCTCGGGCGAGATCACCGAGTACCAGGCGTTTTCCTGGATGAGCACCCGGTTGCCGACCCCCAGCGCGAGCGCTCCGCCCGAGCCACCCTCGCCGATCACGGCGCACACGGCCGGGACCCGCAACCGCACCATCCGCTGGATGCTCTCGGCGATGGCCCAGCCCTGGCCGCGTTCCTCGGCTTCGATGCCGGGATAGGCGCCGGGCGTGTCGATCAACGTCACCACCGGCAGCCCGAAGCGGTCGGCGAGGTCCATCAGGCGGATCGCCTTGCGGTAGCCCTCGGGATTGCTCATGCCGAAGCGGCGGCGAATCTTGGACTTGGTATCGCGGCCCTTTTGCTGCATCAAGAGCATGACGGGCGTGCCCAGCCAGCGCGCCGGGCCGCCGATCAGGGCGGGGTCGTCCCCGTAGGCGCGGTCGCCGTGCAGCTCGGTAAAGTCGCTGCACAGCCGCTCGACGTAATCCAGGGCGGTGGGGCGCCCCGGCGCGCGGGCCAGCCCGACCCGCTCCCAGCGCGTGAGGCGGGCGTGGCCTTCCCCGCGCAGGCGCTCGACCTCGGCGCGCAGGGGGTTGAGCGCCGCGTCAAGGTTCTGCCCGGTGCGCCCGGCGGTGGCTTCCAGCTCGCGCAGCCGGGCTTCGAGTTCGCGCAGGGTCTCGGCGGGGGCGGTCATGCGCTCCCCCCGGCGGAGCGGCGGGTCAGCACGCCCAGCAGCGTCCGCAGGTAGGCGCGGTGCTCGCGGCGGTCCACCACGGCGTCCACCATGCCGTGCTCCAGCAGGAACTCGGCGCGCTGAAAGCCTTCGGGCAGATGCTGGCGGATGGTCTGCTGGATCACGCGCGGCCCCGCGAACCCGATCAGGGCGCCCGGCTCGGCCACGATCACGTCCGCGACGGTGGCAAAGGAGGCGGTCACGCCCCCCGTTGTCGGATCGCTGAGGATGGAGACGTACGGCAGGCCGCGCTCGGAGAGGCCCTCGAGCGCCACAGTGGTCTTCGCCATCTGCATCAGCGAGAGGGCACTCTCCTGCATCCGCGCGCCGCCGCTGGCCGCGACAAGCACGAAGGGCGTCCCGGCCGAGGCCGCATGTTCCGCCGCGCGGGCGATCTCCTCACCGACCACGCTGCCCATGCTGCCGCCCGAAAAAGCAAAGTCCATCGCGGCGACCGTGACCGGCAGCCCGTGAATCTGCCCCGTGCCGGTCAGGATCGCGTCGGGGCGGCCGGTCTTGGCCTGCGCGCGGGCCAGCCGCGCCGGGTAGGGTTCGGTGTCCTCGAAGCCCAGCGGATCGGTGGGCCGCACCCGGCCCGAGCGCGCTTGAAAGCTGCCGGGGTCGAGCAGCACCTCCAGCCGCTTGCCCGCGTCCAGGCGCAGGTGGTGGCCGCACTTGGGGCACACGAAACTGCTCAGTTCGAGGTCGCGGTTGTACAGCCCCTCCTTGCACTGGGGGCACTGGGTCCACAGGTCCGGCAGCTCCGCGCCCACCTGCTGCTGCGGGCGGCGTCTGCGGAAAAAACGGTCGAGCGCCATAAGCCTTTTCACTCCTTCCTGCGGTCAGGTTCCTGCGGTCTGGCCCTGCGGCGGGTCGGCCCCCGCGTGCCCCCGGTCCCGCTTCTCGCCGCCCACCTTGCCGCAACGGGGCAGCGGACGCCGGGACGAAAGCAGCTCTGGGCACCAGGGGAGAGGCCGCACAACAGGACCTGGAAAAACAGCTTCCCGGCGCATTCTAGACGCGCCGGGAGGGGCACTTCCGAACTTCTGAACCGGGTGCAAGAGAAGCCGGGACCCGCCGCCTCCCGGCCGCTCAGCCCAGGCGGCGCTTGAGGTAATCGTCGATCTGCGCGAGCTGCACGTTCAGGTCGCGTTGCAGGGCGTCGATGCGGGCGTTGGTGGCCTCCAGCCCGGGAGCCGGGAGGGCCGGGCGGCCCACGCTCTGGCCCAGCGTCTCGAAGCGCTCGTCGATATAGCTTTGCAGCTGGGCAAAACGGCTGCCCTCCTGCGAGTCCAGGCTCAGGCGCAGCGCCTCCATGTCGCGCAGCAGCCGGGCGCTGTCGGCCTGGGCACGCAGGCGGTCCACATTGCCCCACAGATAGAACAGCAGCCCCAACGCCAGCCCGGTCAGGAGCAGGATCAGCCCCAGCGGCACGCCGCGGTAGGTCACGAAGCCCAGGTTGAGGGTATGCCCGAACATCAGGGCGTGACGGTTGAGGACCGCGAAAATGGCCGCCAGCACCACGATGATGATCAGGACGATGGTCCGCATCCGCATGGGGTGAGCCTACCCCATTCCCCCCGGAACCGGGCCGGGCGGGGAGGCCGGGGCCGCAGCCTGACCCGGTGCGCCCGCCGAGACCTCTGCCGACACATCTGCCGACACATCTGGAGGAGGCGCGCCCGCCCCTTGTCTACCCCTCACCCCCGCCACCCCGGCGCCTCCCCCTATCCTGCCCCCATGCTCCCGGCGCGAATTTTTCCCCCTTCCGGGAACTGACGGCTCCCCCGCGCGCCGCACGTCTCCCCCGCCCTCCCCTGCGGGGGGTTCCTCTTTTCCGGAGGTACGCATGACCCACCCCCAGCCCTTCACCCCCGGCTCCCTGACGGCCCAGGACGTGCTGCGCCTGGCCCTGACCGGCCGGGTCTACGGCGCGGCGGTGCAGACGCCCCTTAGCCCGGCGCCCGGCCTGAGCGCCCGGACCGGCAACGCGGTGTGGCTCAAGCGCGAAGACCAGCAGCCCATCTTTTCGTTCAAGCTGCGCGGGGCCTACAACAAGATGAGCGGGCTGACCCCGGCGGAGGCGGCGCGCGGCGTGATCTGCGCCTCGGCGGGCAACCACGCGCAGGGGGTGGCCTACGCGGCGCAGAAGCTGGGGCTGCGGGCGGTGATCGTGATGCCCGTGACCACGCCCGAGATCAAAGTGCGCGCCTGCCGCGAGCGCGGCGCCGAGGTGATTCTCCACGGCGACTCCTTCAGCGACGCCGAGGAGCTTGCCCAGACGCTGGGCCGCGAGCGCGGGTTGACCCCGGTTCATCCCTACGACGACCCCCAGGTCCTCGCCGGGCAGGGCACGGTCGCGCTGGAGCTGCTGCGGCAGGTCGAGACGCCCGGCGCCTACACGGTGTTCGTTCCGGTCGGTGGGGGCGGCCTGATCGCGGGGGTGGCCGGGGTCCTCAAGGCGCTGCGCCCCGACGTGCGGATCGTGGGCGTCGAACCCGACGACAGCGACGCGATGTACCGCAGCGTCCAGGCCGGGCGGCGGGTACGCCTGGAGACGGTGGGGATCTTCGTGGACGGGGTGGCGGTGCGCCAGGTCGGTGAGTACACCTTCGACCTCGCCCGCCGCTATGTGGACGACTGGGTGCAGGTGAGCACCGACGAGGTCTGCGCGGCGATCAAGGACGTGTTCGACGACACCCGCGCCGTGATGGAACCCGCCGGAGCGCTGGCGGTGGCGGGCCTGAAGCGCTACGCCGCCGAACAGGGATTGACCGGCGAGACGCTGGTCGCCCTGACCTGCGGCGCCAACGTGAATTTCGACCGCCTGCGCCACGTGGCCGAACGCGCCGAGATCGGCGAACGGCGCGAGGCGATCCTGGCCGTCACCATTCCCGAGCGGCCCGGCGCCTTTCGCGCCTTTATCGGGAGCCTCGGCCCGCGCGCGATCACCGAGTTCAACTACCGCTACGCGCCGCGCGAGGACGCCCGTATCTTCGTGGGGGTGCAGCTCGGGCAGCCCGGCGAGAGATCGGAGCTGCTGGAGTCCCTGGGCCGCCAGGGCTACCCCGTCACCGACCTCACCGACGACGAGCTGGCCAAGGTCCACCTGCGCCACATGGTCGGGGGCCGCGCGCCCGAGGCCACGCACGAGCGGGTCTATTCCTTCACCTTCCCCGAGCGGCCCGGCGCCCTGCTGGAATTCCTGACCGCCCTGCACGCCCGCTGGAACATCAGCCTCTTTCACTACCGCAACCACGGCAGCGCGCACGGCCGCGTGCTGGCCGGACTCCAGGTGCCGCCGGAGCAGGTGGAGGACTTCGCCGCCTTCCTGGCCGGGCTGGGGTATCCGGCCCAGGAGATGACCGGGAACGCGGCCTACCGGCTGTTTCTGACGTAGCGGTCAGGGGAGGAGGCTGGGGCTAATCCCCCGCCCCCGGCAGCTCCACCACCCGCACGTTGCCGTCGCGCGCGCTGAGGTAGGAAACCCTGCGCCCGTCGGGGCTGACGTTCCAGTCGCCCTGGCGGACCTGATCGCCCAGGTCGCCCAGGGTGCGCCAGGCGTTCGCGCGGGCGTCATACTCGCGCAGGACGTGGGGCGAGCCGTCGGGGTCGAGGGGGATCAGCAGCAGGCGGCCAGGGTCGCGCCAGCGGTAGGAGCCGAACGCCGCGAGCTTCCTGGCCGCGCCCCCCGCCGTGGGCCGCACCCACAGCCCGTTGCGGGCCGCCGAGTCGAAGGCGACGTAGTACACGACCCGCGAGCCGTCTGTGCTGAGGCTCACGCCCCGGAAGGACAGGGCGGTGGCGAGGGTGCGCCGCGCGCCCGTGCGGGTATCGAGGGTGAAGAGGTCGCGGTCGCGGTCTCCCGCGTTGCGTTTGCCGCTGAGCAGCAGGGTGGTCTCGTTCACCCAGCCGCTGATGCCGCCGCCGTAGAGGGTGGCGACCTGCCGGGGCGAGCCGAAGGCGTCCGCCACGAAGACGCGGGTGGTCCGGCGGTCGAAGTTGCCGCTGGTGTCGCTGCGGGTATACGCCAGCCGGTTCTCCGAGCGCGTCCAGGTCACGTCGCCGCCGCGCGTGGGCAGGGTGAAGCGCCGTCCGTCGGCCAGCCGCTCCAGGGTGGTGTTCTCCCCGGTGCCGGGCCGCACCGCCCACAGCAGCCGGGGCGAGAAGAAGGCGACGCTGGAAAAACGCCGGGTGACCGCTCCACCGTTCGCCGGAACCGTGTAGATGCCGGTCGCGGCGCGGGCCGGGGGACCGTCCAGAAAGAGCAGCGCCCGTGAATCCGGCGTCCAGACCGCGCCGGGGCAGCAGGTGCCGCTCAGCACAGCTTTGGAGGGCAGGGTGGCGGCCAGGGCCGGGGTGCCCAGCGCGAGGGCCAGCGCCAGGGCGCGCCTCACCGTGCCCCCCCGGCGGCGGGCGGCCAGGGCCGGGCGAACTCGTTGAGCAGGGCGCCTCCCCGCCTGACCTCGGGCTGAGACTCGGGGGTCTGCCAGCGGCGGGGCGCGTTCAGGTCGTACTGGTACCCACGCCCGAACGACCCCGCCAGCGCCAGCGAGTCCCAGTCGGCGGCGATGTAAGGCAGCGGGTTGAAGAACCGCTGGTGCGAGCGGTCGCGCAACTCCAGGTGCAGGTGCGGCGCGCTGACGCAGGTGAACTGCGAGTCGCCGCTTTCCCCGATGACCTGCCCGCGTTTGACCTGCTGGCCCACCCGCAAGGAGGACCGCACCCGCAGGTGCCCGTACAGGCTGCTGAGGTTTCCCGCGTGGTCGATCACCACGTTGTGCGGCGGGCTGCCGTGCGGGCCGTCCACCTCGGCGACCACCCCGTCCCCGATGGCGCGGACCGGGGTGCCGCACGGCGCGCTGAAATCCAGCCCCGCGTGGACCCCCTGGAGGTTCCCGTAGGTGCTGCGCCGCTGCCGGTACGCCCCCGTCGTGTTGCCGTACCCCTGCCCCAGCAGCCAGGTGTCCGGCCCCGGTGCCCCCGCGAAGGGCAGCCCGAACTGCCGCGCCGGTTTCGCAATCGCGCTGTCCGGCAGCGCAGGCGCGTAGTGCGCCAGGGCCACCGCCGACACGGCGAGCGCCCCAGCCGCCGCCACTTTTCTGATCGACATGCACGATGCTGACCCACAGCCGAGGCCAGGACGGTGCGGGGGGTTACACGATGGAGACGAGGCAATAAAAAATCCGCCTCTGCGGGCGGTGATGGACAGAAGATAGCGCGGGATGCAGCGGAAGTCAACTTATGCAGGCGGATTTTTTCCTGGTGAGCTGCGTGGCGGCTCTGACACGGCCTACGTCAGCAGCTCTGCGAGTCCCCCGCGAGGGAGAGAAGGAGCGACAGCGCCAAAGCCTGAGCTTCCTCAACAACGGGCACAGCGGACGCCGCACAGATGAAAGCGAGCTGATCCCGCACCGCCTTCGCCACGCCTCAATCGCGCAGCGAGACGGTGGCAGTGGCGAGGCCGCATCAAGATTCAACATTCCGGCCGAAGATGACGCCCACCAACGCCGCCCATCTGCCCTTGCCCAGCGCAGCGCTGCTCCCCCAGCCCCCCTGGGGTAGGGGGCTGGGGGGTGGGGTATGCCCTCCCTCATTCCCCCCGCACGAACTCCGCCGCCCGCTTCTCCTTGAACGCTGTGACCCCTTCCAGATGCTCCCAGTGGTCCCCGGCGAGCTGCTGCAACTCCGCTTCCCGGTCCAGCGCCTCGTCCAGCGTGCCCGTCAGCGCGGCATTCAGCGCCCGCTTGGTCAGCGCGAGCGCGTGCGCGGGCCGCGCCGCCAGCCGCTCGGCATAGGCCTGCACGTCCGCCGCGAAGGTCTCGTCGGGATAGACGTGCTCGCACAGCCCCAGACGCAGCCCGTCCTGGGCGCCCACCCGCTCGGCCAGGGCCATCAGCTCGAAGGCGCGGTGGTAGCCCACCAACCGGGGCAACAACCAGGTGCTGCCCGAGTCCGGCACCAGCGCGATATTGGAAAAGACCTCGATCAACATGGCCGACGCCGACCACAGCCGGATGTCGCCGCAGAGCGCCAGGCTGGCCCCCGCGCCCGCCGCGACCCCGTTGACGGCGGTCACCACCGGCTTGTCCAGGCCCCGGATGGCGCGGATCAGGGGGTTGTAGGTCGCTTGCAGGTGCTCGGTGAAGGTCATGTCGCGCCCCGACACGTCGCCCAGGTCCTGCCCGGCGCAAAAGCCGCGCCCCGCGCCCGTGATGACGACCACGCGCACGCCGGGGTCGGTGCCCGCCGCCAGCACCTCCTCCGTCAGCGCGAGCAGCAGGGCGTCGTTGGCGGCATTGAGACGCTCGGGGCGGTTGAGGGTCAGGGTGCGGACGCCCGCGCGGGTGCTGGAAAGGATCACGGCTTCGCTGCTGGTCATGCGTTCCAGCGTAGCGCGTCCCTGCTGCACCTCTGGCCTCCGCTACACTCGCCGCGATGACCGCCCCCCCGACCGGCCTGCCCACCATCCTCGCGCTGGACGTGAGCAAATCGCGCATCGGCTTCGCGGTGAACGCCGGGCGGCTGGCTTTCGGGCGCGGCAGCGTGGACCGCAAACGGCTTCCCCTCGATCTCAAGGCCGTGCGGCTCAAGGTCGAGGAAACGGGCGCGGGCGTGCTGCTGCTGGGCCTGCCGCTGCGCACCGACGGCGCCCACAGCCCCGCCGCCGACCGGGTGCGGGCGTTCGGCAAGGTCTTGCAGGAGAAGGGTTACCGGGTCGAGTACCAGGACGAACGCTTCACCACCCAGCGTGCCCGTGCCCTGGGCGCCGCCGACGAGGACGAGGCGGCGGCGGTGCAGATTCTGGAGCTGTACCTGCTGGGCCGGGCCGGGGCGGCGGAGCACCCCGACTGAACGTCCCGGAAGCAGGTACGCTGGAGCATGAACCGCCAATCGGGGAGGCTGGGGCTGGACTGGCTGCGGCGTCTGCTGGACCGTCTGGGAAGGGGGAGGGTCTACGAGCAGCCCGCGAGCCTGATCGTTGGCCCCCCCGGTAACGATGACGACGAGGAGGACGGCCCCGGCGTGCCCGTTCCCGTCGGCCCGCGTCCCCGGCGCGGAGGAGCGCAGGCCCGGCCACCCGTCGCCGAGGAGGCCCCGGAGCTTCCGACCCGCCGCTGACGCCCCAGCCACCGGCAACGAAGTCCAGTTGATGACGAGACCGCCGGAGCGACCCGCCAAAACCGGGCCCCCGGCGCGCGGTCTGGACCCGGTTCACTTTGCCGCTAGAATGCCTGACACGACCGACAGCCTTCAGCCCCGCGCGGCACGCTTCCCCACGGCGGGCCGCACGTTCCTTCTCCCTCCGGAGGTCATCCCATGCACGGCAATATGATGGACGTTCCCCTCACCATCCCCTTTATCCTCGAGCGCGCCCGCACGGTGTATGCCGGACGTGAGGTCGTGAGCCTGCTGGTCGGCGGCCGCGACGAGGCGGGCCATCCCGTGCCGCACAAGCACCGCACGACCTACGGGGCAGTGGCCGACCGCGCTTTGCGGCTGGGCGCGGCCCTTCAGGGACTGGGCCTCCAGCCCGGCGACCGGGTGGCGACGCTGGCCGTCAACTCGTTCCGGCACCTGGA encodes:
- a CDS encoding aspartate:alanine exchanger family transporter; this encodes MAALNLLAENPVLTLFVVLLLGFALGSVRVLGFSLGVAGVLFAGLLVSALDPRIALDPAVYELGLALFVFSIALASGGHFLGSLGRAGLIRNALVLALLTLGAGLTLLAGRLLGLDPALTAGLYTGALTSTPALAGVIEAVAGQPGAGDPVVTYSIAYPMGVIGVMLALFFFERRYRPDYPGEARTLGVSAEEPVTRTLRVQDPREPTVEAFARTHGERVVFGRLLHGGQLEPAEAGSVLRRGDLVSITGAPGDVAAVIAQLGEELPESLSSDRSVLDFRRIFVSSPRVAGRRLSELRVRERLGATVTRVRRGDRDIVPGGATVLELGDRVRVVAPRERMGEVTRFFGDSYRRLSEINLLTFSLGLVLGLALGTLPLPLPGGGTFRLGVAGGPLLVGLLLGALGRSGRIVWNIPYSANLTLRQLGLALFLAGVGLRSGGRFAAQLASAQGVYLLLAGTLITVVVVSLLLWTGYRLLRLPYSLLTGLAAGLGTQPAVLGYGTERTGNEVPELGYTSVYPVALIGKIFLAQLILLLAG
- a CDS encoding acetyl-CoA carboxylase carboxyltransferase subunit alpha, with protein sequence MTAPAETLRELEARLRELEATAGRTGQNLDAALNPLRAEVERLRGEGHARLTRWERVGLARAPGRPTALDYVERLCSDFTELHGDRAYGDDPALIGGPARWLGTPVMLLMQQKGRDTKSKIRRRFGMSNPEGYRKAIRLMDLADRFGLPVVTLIDTPGAYPGIEAEERGQGWAIAESIQRMVRLRVPAVCAVIGEGGSGGALALGVGNRVLIQENAWYSVISPEGAASIIWKDAAKAPEAAEALRLTAPDLLDLGLVEEVVPEPPGGAHLDPEAAARFLGEAVARQLAELSGLEPHALKAGRAARFRTLGAFDED
- the accD gene encoding acetyl-CoA carboxylase, carboxyltransferase subunit beta, producing the protein MALDRFFRRRRPQQQVGAELPDLWTQCPQCKEGLYNRDLELSSFVCPKCGHHLRLDAGKRLEVLLDPGSFQARSGRVRPTDPLGFEDTEPYPARLARAQAKTGRPDAILTGTGQIHGLPVTVAAMDFAFSGGSMGSVVGEEIARAAEHAASAGTPFVLVAASGGARMQESALSLMQMAKTTVALEGLSERGLPYVSILSDPTTGGVTASFATVADVIVAEPGALIGFAGPRVIQQTIRQHLPEGFQRAEFLLEHGMVDAVVDRREHRAYLRTLLGVLTRRSAGGSA
- a CDS encoding LapA family protein, which gives rise to MRTIVLIIIVVLAAIFAVLNRHALMFGHTLNLGFVTYRGVPLGLILLLTGLALGLLFYLWGNVDRLRAQADSARLLRDMEALRLSLDSQEGSRFAQLQSYIDERFETLGQSVGRPALPAPGLEATNARIDALQRDLNVQLAQIDDYLKRRLG
- the ilvA gene encoding threonine ammonia-lyase, biosynthetic, which produces MTHPQPFTPGSLTAQDVLRLALTGRVYGAAVQTPLSPAPGLSARTGNAVWLKREDQQPIFSFKLRGAYNKMSGLTPAEAARGVICASAGNHAQGVAYAAQKLGLRAVIVMPVTTPEIKVRACRERGAEVILHGDSFSDAEELAQTLGRERGLTPVHPYDDPQVLAGQGTVALELLRQVETPGAYTVFVPVGGGGLIAGVAGVLKALRPDVRIVGVEPDDSDAMYRSVQAGRRVRLETVGIFVDGVAVRQVGEYTFDLARRYVDDWVQVSTDEVCAAIKDVFDDTRAVMEPAGALAVAGLKRYAAEQGLTGETLVALTCGANVNFDRLRHVAERAEIGERREAILAVTIPERPGAFRAFIGSLGPRAITEFNYRYAPREDARIFVGVQLGQPGERSELLESLGRQGYPVTDLTDDELAKVHLRHMVGGRAPEATHERVYSFTFPERPGALLEFLTALHARWNISLFHYRNHGSAHGRVLAGLQVPPEQVEDFAAFLAGLGYPAQEMTGNAAYRLFLT
- a CDS encoding M23 family metallopeptidase, with translation MSIRKVAAAGALAVSAVALAHYAPALPDSAIAKPARQFGLPFAGAPGPDTWLLGQGYGNTTGAYRQRRSTYGNLQGVHAGLDFSAPCGTPVRAIGDGVVAEVDGPHGSPPHNVVIDHAGNLSSLYGHLRVRSSLRVGQQVKRGQVIGESGDSQFTCVSAPHLHLELRDRSHQRFFNPLPYIAADWDSLALAGSFGRGYQYDLNAPRRWQTPESQPEVRRGGALLNEFARPWPPAAGGAR
- a CDS encoding enoyl-CoA hydratase-related protein; this encodes MTSSEAVILSSTRAGVRTLTLNRPERLNAANDALLLALTEEVLAAGTDPGVRVVVITGAGRGFCAGQDLGDVSGRDMTFTEHLQATYNPLIRAIRGLDKPVVTAVNGVAAGAGASLALCGDIRLWSASAMLIEVFSNIALVPDSGSTWLLPRLVGYHRAFELMALAERVGAQDGLRLGLCEHVYPDETFAADVQAYAERLAARPAHALALTKRALNAALTGTLDEALDREAELQQLAGDHWEHLEGVTAFKEKRAAEFVRGE
- the ruvX gene encoding Holliday junction resolvase RuvX — encoded protein: MTAPPTGLPTILALDVSKSRIGFAVNAGRLAFGRGSVDRKRLPLDLKAVRLKVEETGAGVLLLGLPLRTDGAHSPAADRVRAFGKVLQEKGYRVEYQDERFTTQRARALGAADEDEAAAVQILELYLLGRAGAAEHPD